The Xenorhabdus poinarii G6 nucleotide sequence ACCACGGGAACGGGGACTGGCATTGTCGCCAGTGCGATATTCCGAATCATGGCGATGGCTTTGATTTACTGATGAGAGCCAGAGGGATAACGTTAATCGAAACAGTAAAAGCCGTTTCTGATGCGCTGGCGCTACCTCTGCCAGAACCCAAGCCGGCCAGAAAGGAGGCTTCTAAATCAAAGGTTCAACCGATCACCGAGAAAGTGAATAAGCTGGTGGCTCAATCCACTGCCGGACAATCCGATTATCTGACGAAAAAGGGGCTGCAATGCCCCGATCAGCGATTACTGAAAGACGGTACCTTGTTGCTGGTCATTCAGACACTGGACGGCACAATCACCGGTGCTCAAATCATCAAGCCGAATGGTGAAAAGCGCCTTGTCTCTGGTACGCAGAAAAAGGGGAGTTTTATCCCCTTATCGGCAATCCCCGAAACGCCGGACACGATCATCATTACTGAGGGTTATGCCACCGCTTTAACCGTTAGCCAGTTGCATGAGGGGTTAGTACTGGCCGCGATTGATGAAGGTAATTTATCGACGGTTGCCGGGCTGGTCAGAGAGCGGTGGCCAGCCGTAAAAATCATTCTTGCAGCGGATAATGACTGGCATGAGAAAGGCGAACGGGACAACAACGGCAAGCCGAAGAAAAATGTCGGCAAGATAGCCGCAGAGAAGACAGCAAAAGCGATCAACGGTTGGGTAGCTATACCCCCGACAGAGCATAAAGCTGATTGGGACGATTACCGACAGCAGCACGGCATTGAGGCAGCAAGGCAGGCATTCAGTGAAGGGGTGTATCCGGTGGGGGTGAAAAATATGTCAGCGTCAGTAGTCATTAATTTAGATGAACGCCGGGAGAAAGAGCGTGATCCGTTAAAAGCCTTTATCGATGTGCGTAAGAACGGGATTTATTACGTTACGCCAAAGGTGGATAAAGAGAGTGGTGAAATTATCAACCATGAGCAATGGCTCAGTGATGCCATGCAAGTGGTCGGGCGCGGTCGTGATGATATCGAGTTTTATCTTATTATTCAGTGGAAAGAAAACGGTACAACTTATACCGAGGCAGTGAAGACAGGTGATATTGGTGATCGTGAAGGTTGGCGGCAACTGAAAGCGGCAGGGTTGAATATTACGAGCAAGCCCTCTTTGCGCAATATTTTATCAGACTGGTTGCAGCGTTGTGCTAAGAAGACTGATTGGCATATCACTCACTCAACAGGATGGCAGCATGGGGCTTACATCTTCCCAACAGGCGAAGTGATTGGCAATCCAGAAAAGTCAGTTATTTTCTGTGGAAGAACGTCATCAATACGAGGCTATACCGTGGCGGGAACGCCGGAAAGCTGGCGCGATTCTGTAGCAAAATTAGCCAAAGGCAATCCCTTTATGATGCTGTCCATTGCCTCCGCACTAGCATCACCGGTTATCGGCTTGCTGCGTGATGATGGTTTTGGTGTTCACTTCTACGATCAGAGCACCGCAGGGAAAACCACTGCGCAAAGTGTGGGATGTAGTGTTTTCGGTGAACCCTCCGCCATGCGTTTAACGTGGTTTGCGACCACATTAGGGCTGATTAACGAAGCTGCCGCCCACAATAATAACTTGTTACCCCTTGATGAAGTCGGACAAGGTTCATCGGTTAAAGATGTGGCGAATGCGTCTTATGCCCTGTTCAATGGCAAGGGAAAGCTACAGGGGGCGAGAAACGGCGGGAACCGTGACATTCTTCAGTTTAAAACGATTGCTATCAGTACAGGAGAGATTGATCTTGATACCTTTGTCAGAAGTGAAGGTAAGCGTATGAAAGCAGGACAGCTTGTCCGGTTGCTGAATATTCCATTCAGTAGCCCAACTGTCTTACATGGTTATCAGGATGCCAGAGAACACGCTAAGGCAATCGAAAAAGCGATTACTGACAATCACGGGGCTATTGGTCGGGTATGGTGTGAATATCTGACTCAGAACCAAAAAGCGACCAGAGCGACCATTGAGGAAACCAAAATCCGTTGGAATGGATTGA carries:
- a CDS encoding DUF927 domain-containing protein → MVTQIDIRSVKTAAKDQWHGVLSACGVNVPEKGKHGACPICGGTDRFHFIDDHGNGDWHCRQCDIPNHGDGFDLLMRARGITLIETVKAVSDALALPLPEPKPARKEASKSKVQPITEKVNKLVAQSTAGQSDYLTKKGLQCPDQRLLKDGTLLLVIQTLDGTITGAQIIKPNGEKRLVSGTQKKGSFIPLSAIPETPDTIIITEGYATALTVSQLHEGLVLAAIDEGNLSTVAGLVRERWPAVKIILAADNDWHEKGERDNNGKPKKNVGKIAAEKTAKAINGWVAIPPTEHKADWDDYRQQHGIEAARQAFSEGVYPVGVKNMSASVVINLDERREKERDPLKAFIDVRKNGIYYVTPKVDKESGEIINHEQWLSDAMQVVGRGRDDIEFYLIIQWKENGTTYTEAVKTGDIGDREGWRQLKAAGLNITSKPSLRNILSDWLQRCAKKTDWHITHSTGWQHGAYIFPTGEVIGNPEKSVIFCGRTSSIRGYTVAGTPESWRDSVAKLAKGNPFMMLSIASALASPVIGLLRDDGFGVHFYDQSTAGKTTAQSVGCSVFGEPSAMRLTWFATTLGLINEAAAHNNNLLPLDEVGQGSSVKDVANASYALFNGKGKLQGARNGGNRDILQFKTIAISTGEIDLDTFVRSEGKRMKAGQLVRLLNIPFSSPTVLHGYQDAREHAKAIEKAITDNHGAIGRVWCEYLTQNQKATRATIEETKIRWNGLIPKGAGAQLPRVAERFAILEGALIAATHLTGWTEQESRDAIQHCFNAWVAEFGTANKEHQQIREQTEAFLDRFGLNRYAPEPYTYDHATISNLAGYRKDTSDIPNNGGLIHFYTFPDVFETEVSEGFEPKMFARVLAESGMLKKAANGGFKVQGMKHNGSPRKYYVVMYSADEMEE